The sequence below is a genomic window from Glycine max cultivar Williams 82 chromosome 20, Glycine_max_v4.0, whole genome shotgun sequence.
TCCTAAATTTGGACGAGATAATATTCTGCAATTGCAAGATCATGCAAGCATGTGATCTTAATCCAATGTcagatatataaataacatttttcacataaataaaataattcgtACCTTAATTGCCACTTCTTTTCCACTTTTTCCCCTTTCTATTATCCTTTTCGGCTTCAACACTGTTGTATATTGATATTTgaccatttgtgtgtaataatggaaattattttctgtacCTCTCATTTGCTTCCTACACCTTTTTTCttgaatgtaaaattacattctgGAATGTAAATTTCAGAATGTGATATTTATATTCTGGATTAGGTATTCCGGAAGGTTAAAAGATGCGAAGAAGTAACATTGGAGGTGTAGGAAGCAACTGCCTAGTTGGTTGTATGCTTTTACGCTTGTTTTTCATTGGAGCCCAAGCCTGCAAGTAGGGGACTTCATGACGCGTTCCATCAAATGAGTTtggatttcaaaaattaaatgcgGTTTTGGGCTGACGCTGATGTAATATAATacgttttatttatataaagaaaGTATAACTTTTTAAACTAATGCATTAACAATACAATTTCTtgacttaataaatattttgtttaatatgatattagatttatattggtattattcattttcaattttttattataaaattcattttaattatagttGTAGATGTCTTTAATTCTataatttatctatatataatgttatgattaattattgtcTACTAACATTAAATTAGTCAATATCATCactgattttgaaaattattgtcaatttaattatcatatttgataattgttaattaatttggtTCTTAAATTACAATTATCACtcaattttagaaattaaattaagaatcaAAGTGAATAATGAATAGTGACTGAGTACTTGATCGACTAGTGAGATTGTTCTACCGAATTTTaacaaatcataaaatattaaatgaacaCCAAACACATTGTGTAAGAATATCGCGAGAAAGATTTAAGGAACACTTGGAACCATAGACCTTGATTAAACAAATGTATAAGACCGATCCTGAATAGTTGGATTTATGACCTTCTTCAAACAAATCATCTTATTTCTTATGAGATTGTTTTCTCTTTAGATGAGGAGAGAAAAACATGTTTGTTGATTTGGTGTGTTGAAAATCATAATTGTACATCATGTTTTAAacctattaacatttttttgtccATATCAATCTTGTGTTGTCAGTCTAATGGACTCACTAAATTATAACACTTCTATTGAGCCCACTAAACTAATACAAATATTACAATATAATATGTagttcatattaattaattagaaattatagaATTTCTAACATAGTAATCTCCATTTTGATTGTGATTTGTACACACAAATTGattatttaagatattaaatGATTGAtggtaaataattttgaaggttttttttttgtaattttataaattaaaatgattaataattataatttgggaGACTGATTAGACCTtttacttgataaaaaaaatcaagtggactcttttttaataaataatgatacCCATAAATTTACATGAGGTTCAATTTTGACACATGgtttgggaaaaaaaaatttggtcaagtgtttatatttgatttaataaaattgattgagTAATTGTGATATTACTAAATGAATCATACATGAAATAAGTtagtgtaaaattttatttaactaatgCTTGATATCTCCTTGGCAAACATACTAAAGCATTGTGTAAATAGTATAAAAGAGAATGTTCAAGTTTTCTATCCATAGAGACTtgtttgtattaaattattcGTGTAAATTCAAATTCTAGGCAAAAGAGATTttgttttgaatgtaaaagtgaaaaaaaataaagttggttctaaactaaaaacaaaacaaattaaaggtGAGAAAAAACACAAATAGTTGGTGGACGAAAGGagttaaatgtaaaaataaataaaatgttaggGATTTGACTACACTGAGCTAACAAtctcaataattataaaaattttctttatctAATGTTCACTCTAATGCTACCTTAACCCATTATGGTGTTCTCACCATGATCCCTCATGTGAGAGAGCCTAATTTACTTAACTCAATTCTTAATTCCTTAACAAGTCAAGTTAAACTACTTGAATTCAAGAACAAGGGTTTATTAAGGCTAATGAATGTTATTTCTTTCTtagacataattatttttttatataaaaattatcttttagattTATACTGGTCCAAGAACGTGTTCCTTTAGGTttatctttgaaaaaataattagtttttttttatgaaaattatctaatttttttgtaaaaagtaATTTGATAGTTAAATAACTTgtagtttgatttcaagatgaTGAATGCTCATTGAGATAGATTTGTGAACATAGGCAAGAATTCGTTAAAAGTGTATTCTTTTgctatttttgtgaaaaatgttaaatgaaatattttttaataacattaaagtatataaattgattttatttatgaaaaaaataatttatttatatttgtatttactttttcttttataagtatacatattaaaaaaatctatccaCATTGAgtctaactaaaaatattttataaattaacacATAAGGAATAATATGTGGGatatttaaactttttcatataaaaaaatatataggtaTACTACTGAAGAGtcatatacattagaaattgaCTCAATTAAAAATTGCCACCTCCAATAATCTAATGCAAATCATCTAATAAATTTTGGCTTGTTTTAGCATAGATATTcatcattaatataaattatgagtataccaaataaaataaaattagataagatcatggtatttttttttcttttgacttaAGATCATGGTATATATACACAAGTTGTTTTGCAATGGCAAATGGGTCCGACTCTTTCAATgtataaatacatatttttaaattttttatggacAATGAGAGCTATCGGTGCGACTCTTCAAATACAGCATCatataaatttgaaaactaaattaACGATTTtagattataatatatataattgtattattgagtcatgtttatttttttttttactaaaatttaaGAGGAGCGGATGATACTCCATTCAAAGACAGAAAAAACCTTCATtcttaaagaatatttttaaacgTACTTAATTACATTTATCTCATCctaaaaaatgagtaaaaatTCAAACTTATAATATTTCATATGTGAGAACTCATCTTATTTCACTTCACCACCCCCTTGGTGTTAACAGCCTTTTAATAAGCATCATTCTTTCCTACGAAATGTTTAACTTTACtcgtatgaaaaaaaattaaaaagttatccTTTAGAAACCGATTAGGTCCCCCAttataccttttttttaaaaaatagttattaattaaaaatgtgtttgaaaaGTAATTATAACAATCATgtgaattttcaaaataaaaacatcaaaagttaaaaaaatagttaaaaaataaaaacttatattacaaaatcactttttaaaactcaaacaaaCATATCCttaatttaaaacattatatatttattatttaataactttggctaattttatcataaattttctttcattaatcAAAATCACATATAATACATGCATATATGGGATTAAGTAACAATTTATAGGTTTGAGTGATActtgtttaattcttttaaacaaGATTGAGTTTGAGtgttataattgaaaaaaaaacgttattaaaagaaaagatggtTAGTATGGAAACATCATCTTACAATTGTTATTATAAGtcatttaagataattttaaattttttaacttaaaaattgtcttaaaaaaacaataaataaaaattgtcttataatattttttttaaaaaaattatttaaaaaatagtcattCTAATTTGACAGTTCTCTtgataaccgtcttaaaatatcgtttttatttttaaaaaaattataaaaaattaagagacctaattttttttttataaaaaatgatctcagtaatttgtttataattttataagacaaaaaagataaggaaggaagttataaaaaaaaaaaaaaggctaaacATAACGGCTTCAAGCTTTGTTGCGGTCTCTCAATCCCTCACCTCTTGAATTCACATACATCACATACAAATACCATTGGAGAACCAGCTTTCTCCCCTGGTTACAATTAATGAGATCACTCCCCTTTAGTCTGGGGAAAAACAACTTGAATCCATCAACCACATTTtcctaaaagtgaaaaaaaaatagaaaggtacGTATTAAAATATAGAATACAAAAGATagatagatgaaaaataaaatcaaacttaTGAGAAGGCACATATGCATCCTAAAATAATGACatcaagaaaaatgaagaaatatttaaaaggacCCTACCGTCTTCCCATCCAACATTTCAATGCCAATAAAAGGTAAATACCAGTCATGTATAATTGTTCAATAATGTTGAATACAAAAATCACAAACAATACAACAATACACATGTTATCCTCTGGATAAAGGTCTGATGCAGAGAGTCTTTTATGTCGACAAATAGAGACATGTTGGGTCAAAGAAAAGCCGCCACATGAATAGagtctttcaaattttaatacagTAAGAAATAAACGAACCTTACTCGGGTCAAAATCCTCCCTACATGGGTGGAATTAAAGAACAACATAGGAGCACTAAAGATAGCATCAGTGAAGGCTGAGAAAAAAAGCTTTagaaccttttaaaaaaaaccaagatattattagtttagttaatgaggataaaattctaattattGAGATTTATACGTACCTACACATATATCTTATATGTTGGTCGATTCCATTAAAAGTGACCAACTTTGTTGATAGAGACAAAtcatcaataatttaattttcatatattattagtatatataatcttttttacacacaaataaataaataaatttatttaaaatataatttgtaaaataattaatacaaaagtaaaaaatcataatgatcatatatgataatttataattgtttatgacaaattttacaatattaatGTATTCtgattatattttaacatatattcaatataatcaattaattcctgtacaaattatttaatattttaccaTTATACAATATAAACAATTCgtgtataaatttttaatattttttttgtccagtacaaatttattttcgtcatcatcccctcccttctttttttttttggactttATAATTTCGAATATCCTCAACCATCATACCGCCAGCTGTTTCCGATGAAAAGAAATCAATAACCTCATTAGAGATTTATATCAAGAATTAATTTCTCATCGggtatataattttaatgtaaagTTTATATTCAAAATGATTTTAAGAAATTCTAATTACATNNNNNNNNNNNNNNNNNNNNNNNNNNNNNNNNNNNNNNNNNNNNNNNNNNNNNNNNNNNNNNNNNNNNNNNNNNNNNNNNNNNNNNNNNNNNNNNNNNNNTATATATAgggatgtatatatatatatatatatatatatatatatatatatatatatatatatatatatatatatatatatatatatatatatatatatatatatatatatatatatataacttgttGTNNNNNNNNNNNNNNNNNNNNNNNNNNNNNNNNNNNNNNNNNNNNNNNNNNNNNNNNNNNNNNNNNNNNNNNNNNNNNNNNNNNNNNNNNNNNNNNNNNNNNNNNNNNNNNNNNNNNNNNNNNNNNNNNNNNNNNNNNNNNNNNNNNNNNNNNNNNNNNNNNNNNNNNNNNNNNNNNNNNNNNNNNNNNNNNNNNNNNNNNNNNNNNNNNNNNNNNNNNNNNNNNNNNNNNNNNNNNNNNNNNNNNNNNNNNNNNNNNNNNNNNNNNNNNNNNNNNNNNNNNNNNNNNNNNNNNNNNNNNNNNNNNNNNNNNNNNNNNNNNNNNNNNNNNNNNNNNNNNNNNNNNNNNNNNNNNNNNNNNNNNNNNNNNNNNNNNNNNNNNNNNNNNNNNNNNNNNNNNNNNNNNNNNNNNNNNNNNNNNNNNNNNNNNNNNNNNNNNNNNNNNNNNNNNNNNNNNNNNNNNNNNNNNNNNNNNNNNNNNNNNNNNNNNNNNNNNNNNNNNNNNNNNNNNNNNNNNNNNNNNNNNNNNNNNNNNNNNNNNNNNNNNNNNNNNNNNNNNNNNNNNNNNNNNNNNNNNNNNNNNNNNNNNNNNNNNNNNNNNNNNNNNNNNNNNNNNNNNNNNNNNNNNNNNNNNNNNNNNNNNNNNNNNNNNNNNNNNNNNNNNNNNNNNNNNNNNNNNNNNNNNNNNNNNNNNNNNNNNNNNNNNNNNNNNNNNNNNNNNNNNNNNNNNNNNNNNNNNNNNNNNNNNNNNNNNNNNNNNNNNNNNNNNNNNNNNNNNNNNNNNNNNNNNNNNNNNNNNNNNNNNNNNNNNNNNNNNNNNNNNNNNNNNNNNNNNNNNNNNNNNNNNNNNNNNNNNNNNNNNNNNNNNNNNNNNNNNNNNNNNNNNNNNNNNNNNNNNNNNNNNNNNNNNNNNNNNNNNNNNNNNNNNNNNNNNNNNNNNNNNNNNNNNNNNNNNNNNNNNNNNNNNNNNNNNNNNNNNNNNNNNNNNNNNNNNNNNNNNNNNNNNNNNNNNNNNNNNNNNNNNNNNNNNNNNNNNNNNNNNNNNNNNNNNNNNNNNNNNNNNNNNNNNNNNNNNNNNNNNNNNNNNNNNNNNNNNNNNNNNNNNNNNNNNNNNNNNNNNNNNNNNNNNNNNNNNNNNNNNNNNNNNNNNNNNNNNNNNNNNNNNNNNNNNNNNNNNNNNNNNNNNNNNNNNNNNNNNNNNNNNNNNNNNNNNNNNNNNNNNNNNNNNNNNNNNNNNNNNNNNNNNNNNNNNNNNNNNNNNNNNNNNNNNNNNNNNNNNNNNNNNNNNNNNNNNNNNNNNNNNNNNNNNNNNNNNNNNNNNNNNNNNNNNNNNNNNNNNNNNNNNNNNNNNNNNNNNNNNNNNNNNNNNNNNNNNNNNNNNNNNNNNNNNNNNNNNNNNNNNNNNNNNNNNNNNNNNNNNNNNNNNNNNNNNNNNNNNNNNNNNNNNNNNNNNNNNNNNNNNNNNNNNNNNNNNNNNNNNNNNNNNNNNNNNNNNNNNNNNNNNNNNNNNNNNNNNNNNNNNNNNNNNNNNNNNNNNNNNNNNNNNNNNNNNNNNNNNNNNNNNNNNNNNNNNNNNNNNNNNNNNNNNNNNNNNNNNNNNNNNNNNNNNNNNNNNNNNNNNNNNNNNNNNNNNNNNNNNNNNNNNNNNNNNNNNNNNNNNNNNNNNNNNNNNNNNNNNNNNNNNNNNNNNNNNNNNNNNNNNNNNNNNNNNNNNNNNNNNNNNNNNNNNNNNNNNNNNNNNNNNNNNNNNNNNNNNNNNNNNNNNNNNNNNNNNNNNNNNNNNNNNNNNNNNNNNNNNNNNNNNNNNNNNNNNNNNNNNNNNNNNNNNNNNNNNNNNNNNNNNNNNNNNNNNNNNNNNNNNNNNNNNNNNNNNNNNNNNNNNNNNNNNNNNNNNNNNNNNNNNNNNNNNNNNNNNNNNNNNNNNNNNNNNNNNNNNNNNNNNNNNNNNNNNNNNNNNNNNNNNNNNNNNNNNNNNNNNNNNNNNNNNNNNNNNNNNNNNNNNNNNNNNNNNNNNNNNNNNNNNNNNNNNNNNNNNNNNNNNNNNNNNNNNNNNNNNNNNNNNNNNNNNNNNNNNNNNNNNNNNNNNNNNNNNNNNNNNNNNNNNNNNNNNNNNNNNNNNNNNNNNNNNNNNNNNNNNNNNNNNNNNNNNNNNNNNNNNNNNNNNTATATATAgggatgtatatatatatatatatatatatatatatatatatatatatatatatatatatatatatatatatatatatatatatatatatatatatatatatatatatatataacttgttGTGAGaataattatatcttttatgattaatattttaagtCTTTAATATCTAATAGTATTAtaagagagaataaaaatacttaatctttaattaaattttttgttaagtaACAATAACATTAACTTTAACAATTGTTatattaaatgattatttttataattttatttatttatgatttgagTTTAGaagaattaatattatatttgttttattttaatattacataTGTTTGCTTTTATTgttatgtttatattatttaaaattaaatttttactatagttttaactaatttttattattattaaccttataataagtaaaaatgCAGATTGTCAGTACAAGAATGCAagtgtgtataaaaaataatgaaaattaaaattattatccgtgaatacatatattatttttgaatataaatataaaaacagtGCTATAAGACTTTATTCTAAATCCTATCGGTAGTTATCAATCAACTCTCAAACacactaaatatataaattttcgtAATTTCAAACTGTTGTACTTTTTTTTGTCGGAAAATGTTATACNNNNNNNNNNNNNNNNNNNNNNNNNNNNNNNNNNNNNNNNNNNNNNNNNNNNNNNNNNNNNNNNNNNNNNNNNNNNNNNNNNNNNNNNNNNNNNNNNNNNAATGCAagtgtgtataaaaaataatgaaaattaaaattattatccgtgaatacatatattatttttgaatataaatataaaaacagtGCTATAAGACTTTATTCTAAATCCTATCGGTAGTTATCAATCAACTCTCAAACacactaaatatataaattttcgtAATTTCAAACTGTTGTACTTTTTTTTGTCGGAAAATGTTATACTTCTAAAGAGAGgtctagttaaaaaaaaaaaaaagataggtaAAAATGATTTCGCactattttatttctcattaatctttttgttttacgtcattttcttcttatctatttttttctcattatattatttttcactgttattattttttgccaCTATATACCAAAATCGGGTGTATGTGTTTACCAaaattccaataaaaaatataaataaaattaatttgaataatcatatataatatttttaagttaactcaaaaaatcaattataccAAAATAACTCAAGTAAAAGTAAACAAATAAGATACCCTTTATTTGAATAATTCAAACAAAACAGCAACACTACAGTCCCACCTACATAACAGAGAAATGATACGAATTGAAGGGAATATATTCTAATAATACATGACGTTGATGATATTGGTTCAAGACATGTCACATGTCTGCAGACATGTCTGGGAATATCCGAATTGAACCCTAATTCAGTGCTAACCATGTCACATACATGAACTAAACTAgctatattgaaattaaaacaaaaaagaaaaaaaattaaaacaagaatatttttaaaaaaaaaaaaaaacaaaagggcaTCTATAGGACGATCCGGGGAAGATATAATTCATATATCTCAAAGGATCAAAAGAAACCTGCAGCAGGTCCATATCCTCCCATTCCCATGTAATTAAACCCATGGTGGCGCGGCATCATGCTCATAAAGTTCTGAAGCATTGGTGGCTGAATCAGGTGTGGGGAGAACACCTGAGGTGACAGTGGGTTGGAATTGGAattggaagaggaagaggaagaaaccCCAGCAGCAGGGAAAAACTCATGGGTAGGGTTTGTAACACTCTGAAGCATAGCCCTATCAGCAAGCCGCGCCACCTGCTTCTTCAGCTCCTCCAACGCCGCCTTGAACTGCTTCATCTGGGCCATGCTCATCCCATCCACGGGCCGGGCCCACCATAGGTGGGCCTGGGCTTCCTTCTTCATGAGATTCAGCTCCTCGGCGCGCTTCCTCCCGGCGTCAAGGTGGTTGCTGATCTGAGTGAGCTGCGCGTTGAGGTCACGCACGTGGGCCATGCGGTGAGCCTCCATGAAAGACTCCGTCGGTGGGGCCCGCTCGAGATAGCGGTCTATGACGGCGTCCACGTTGGGGTGGCCGAAGGAGAAAACCTTCTCGCCGGGAGAGAAAACAATGAGAGCCACGTCAGCGCCACAGAGAGTGCAAAGCTCACTGGCTTTCTTGAAAAGCCCGCTGCGGCGCTTGGAGAAGGTGACTTGAAGGTTGCTCTCGTTGCTCATTTTCTTCATCTCGATCTTTTGGCGGCCACGGCTTTTCTTTGGGCCAGACATGGTGGGAAGAGGAATattagaaaatgaagaaaaaaaacgttATAGACTTTGGGTAATGTCACAATATTATATGGCACATACAAAAGTGACAGAGTGAAGGGTTCAATTTATACACATTTTGTGTCTCTGTGAATGGATGCATTCGAAACAATACGCGTCCCTTGAGACTCAAATCTACACCACCAGTTTTCCTTGCATTTAATTGGTTTCTGGTTTGAGAGAttctgaaaatctcctttgCATGGACTATATGGAAAGAAATTTAAGGTAAAAAAGAAAGCAGCTCTCGGAACAATTC
It includes:
- the LOC100779916 gene encoding agamous-like MADS-box protein AGL62; protein product: MSGPKKSRGRQKIEMKKMSNESNLQVTFSKRRSGLFKKASELCTLCGADVALIVFSPGEKVFSFGHPNVDAVIDRYLERAPPTESFMEAHRMAHVRDLNAQLTQISNHLDAGRKRAEELNLMKKEAQAHLWWARPVDGMSMAQMKQFKAALEELKKQVARLADRAMLQSVTNPTHEFFPAAGVSSSSSSNSNSNPLSPQVFSPHLIQPPMLQNFMSMMPRHHGFNYMGMGGYGPAAGFF